The following coding sequences lie in one Kamptonema formosum PCC 6407 genomic window:
- a CDS encoding chemotaxis protein CheW, with amino-acid sequence MVGNPDFILPGFNSDQAPEFQELESPEGELHLRFYVPSGNEFALPAMGIREVLSPAPDRMTPIPNVSPLLLGTLNMRGRVIWVADLGQFLGDQTPLNTDRPEIPIIAVEDQDTILGLAVDRIVGMHWLDVDQLHAQSSAPDGMVPFLRGEWLLGDETSQVLRLLDQVKILRSARWAA; translated from the coding sequence ATGGTGGGCAACCCGGACTTCATATTACCAGGCTTCAATTCCGATCAAGCTCCTGAATTTCAAGAGCTGGAAAGTCCCGAAGGTGAACTACACCTGCGGTTTTACGTTCCTTCGGGAAACGAGTTTGCACTACCAGCGATGGGCATTCGAGAGGTACTTTCCCCGGCACCCGATAGAATGACCCCGATTCCCAATGTTTCTCCCTTGCTTTTAGGTACTCTAAATATGAGGGGGCGCGTGATTTGGGTTGCTGACTTGGGCCAATTTCTAGGAGACCAAACACCTTTAAACACGGACAGACCAGAAATTCCGATCATTGCAGTCGAAGATCAAGACACTATATTAGGGTTAGCAGTCGATCGAATTGTCGGGATGCACTGGCTCGATGTAGACCAACTGCACGCTCAGTCTTCAGCTCCTGATGGGATGGTTCCATTCCTTAGAGGGGAATGGTTATTGGGCGATGAGACTTCTCAGGTTCTCAGATTGCTAGACCAAGTGAAAATTCTGCGCTCGGCCCGGTGGGCTGCATGA
- a CDS encoding response regulator: protein MQGNLNEIDIRSILQLIELGQRTGELFVEAYSSASGGLNQQAFHRSPSEQSWFVFCFNGQIIYATQSAGSLFRLRDYLRRYKADTALDNIEAPSIASTNAPEYGYLWALLENHTLTPAQGRSIIHSMVHETLFDLLSLHQGAFTFEMGPALAPQLTSLDISSLLAKIIKQVQEWKQFHPHIQSPNQCPVISDPAQLRSALRPNVFNTLNRWADGQTSIRQMARYLNRDVLTVAKAIYPFVQQGLVQLFYQPSRTDTQAREWSSREIKIPRVVCIDDDSVIRKTVEAILNEHGYEATGISNPLKALSLVFQLKPDLILCDIAMPELDGYEICAMLRNSTAFRQTPIVMLTGIDGFIDRVKARMVGATDYFTKPFGESELLMLVEKYVGPGLKEAPESARLLADELENHIEENQKPQKT from the coding sequence ATGCAGGGAAATTTGAATGAAATAGACATCCGTAGCATCCTGCAACTGATTGAGTTGGGCCAGCGAACTGGAGAACTGTTTGTCGAGGCCTACAGCTCAGCGAGCGGCGGCCTCAACCAGCAAGCTTTCCACCGTTCGCCCTCAGAACAATCTTGGTTTGTCTTCTGTTTTAATGGTCAGATCATCTACGCTACCCAGAGTGCGGGCAGTTTGTTTCGCCTGCGAGACTACCTGCGGCGCTATAAAGCCGACACCGCTCTTGACAATATCGAAGCACCTTCGATCGCATCTACGAATGCTCCTGAGTACGGCTACCTCTGGGCTCTGTTGGAAAACCACACCCTCACCCCGGCTCAAGGGCGCAGCATCATCCACAGCATGGTACACGAAACTTTATTCGACCTACTCAGCCTGCACCAGGGGGCTTTTACCTTTGAGATGGGGCCGGCTTTAGCCCCCCAGTTGACCAGCCTGGATATTAGTTCTTTGTTAGCTAAGATTATTAAACAAGTGCAGGAGTGGAAGCAGTTTCACCCTCACATTCAGTCACCAAACCAGTGTCCGGTGATTTCAGACCCCGCTCAACTGCGCTCAGCACTGCGACCCAATGTCTTTAACACCCTCAACCGTTGGGCTGATGGTCAGACATCGATTCGCCAAATGGCGCGATACCTGAACCGAGATGTCTTGACAGTTGCTAAGGCGATTTATCCATTCGTACAGCAGGGATTAGTACAACTGTTCTATCAACCCTCTCGCACGGACACTCAGGCGCGAGAATGGTCATCGCGGGAAATTAAAATTCCCAGAGTTGTCTGTATTGATGATGACAGCGTGATTCGCAAGACCGTCGAGGCGATTTTGAACGAGCATGGTTATGAGGCCACTGGTATTAGCAACCCCCTTAAAGCGCTGAGTCTGGTTTTTCAGCTCAAACCCGACTTAATCTTGTGTGACATTGCCATGCCAGAACTTGATGGCTACGAAATCTGCGCCATGCTCCGTAATTCTACTGCTTTTCGGCAGACACCAATTGTGATGCTAACTGGCATAGACGGATTTATCGACCGCGTTAAGGCGAGGATGGTAGGAGCAACTGACTACTTTACCAAGCCCTTTGGAGAAAGCGAGTTATTGATGCTCGTAGAAAAATATGTCGGGCCGGGTTTGAAGGAAGCTCCTGAATCGGCAAGATTATTAGCTGACGAACTAGAAAATCACATAGAAGAAAACCAGAAACCTCAGAAAACCTGA